DNA sequence from the Carassius auratus strain Wakin unplaced genomic scaffold, ASM336829v1 scaf_tig00214063, whole genome shotgun sequence genome:
gtcatccgctcaagagctccgcctggagtgtcaaatcctgctaaaatattggaatcctaatcagttttttacacatggctattcacagttttatccaggagagggcgaccgagaagccaagggttatatcctggagaatatgatattagttttatgatatttctgtacagaatttgatgaagcgtctggttgataaaggtttacagagtctagggactggcacgtttaaaaacggtggggccaggggtcagtgggttacggtcagtggggctaaggctagcagttttgtttggggctaaggctagcagttttgagggttaaggtttaggggctagtttggggtcagttgcagctagggtatatagataaaaacgagtttcaccctcattaattccaccctcgttagcatatgcgatctgattggccaaagcttacctgtccgtatcttttgaagcgtaggtccgatgtgcacataactggtatcgttggattcagaaggcggccttctttcaggtagcgtggatctatggaagaaaggatgtcgttttcaaatccaatgtgaccgtacatcagtctaaagcgtgacaaaaaggaagccagtcatcgataaaaacaagaaatacatccaaacgaaataacccgtgaaatcatttgtctttttaggaacaaggtatcactagcctgaataaaaatagttttccagccagttcgtgtgcgtctgtgtgttttgactgcatatgcgtgtgagtgtgcacacgtgcgtgtgagtgtgcacaggagtgtatgtgtgtgtttgtgaaagagagagagagtgcatcattaaaattagactggaaagatgtctttgagtgaagtcatccgctcaagagctccgcctggagtgtcaaatcctgctaaaatattggaatcctaatcctaatcagttttttacacatggctattcacagttttatccaggagagggcgaccgagaagccaagggttatatcctggagaatatgatattagttttatgatatttctgtacagaatttgatgaagcgtctggttgataaaggtttacagagtctagggactggcacgtttaaaaacggtggggccagggtcagtgggttacggtcagtggggctaaggctagcagttttgtttggggctaaggctagcagttttgagggttaaggtttaggggctagtttggggtcagttgcagctaggtatatagataaaaacgagtttcaccctcataattccaccctcgttagcatatgcgatctgattggccaaagcttaggttagggtttagggttaggttagattaggttagggttagagttaggttagagttagggttagagttagagttaggtatatagataaaacgagtttcaccctcattaattccaccctcgttagcatatgcgatctgattggccaaagcttacctgtccgtatcttttgaagcgtaggtccgatgtgcacataactggtatcgttggattcagaaggcggccttctttcaggtagcgtggatctatggaagaaaggatgtcgttttcaaatccaatgtgaccgtacatcagtctaaagcgtgacaaaaaggaagccagtcatcgataaaaacaagaaatacatccaaacgaaataacccgtcaaatcatttgtctttttaggaacaaggtatcactagcctgaataaaaatagttttccagccagttcgtgtgcgtctgtgtgttttgactgcatatgcgtgtgagtgtgcacaggagtgtatgtgtgtgtttgtgaaagagagagagagtgcatcattaaaattagactggaaagatgtctttgagtgaagtcatccgctcaagagctccgcctggagtgtcaaatcctgctaaaatattggaatcctaatcagttttttacacatggctattcacagttttatccaggagagggcgaccgagaagccaagggttatatcctggagaatatgatattagttttatgatatttctgtacagaatttgatgaagcgtctggttaataaaggtttacagagtctagggactggcacgtttaaaaacggtggggccaggggtcagtgggttatggtcagtggggctaaggctagcagttttgtttggggctaaggctagcagttttgagggttaaggtttaggggctagtttggggtcagttgcagctaggtatatagataaaaacgagtttcaccctcattaattccaccctcgttagcatatgcgatctgattggccaaagcttacctgtccgtatcttttgaagcgtaggtccgatgtgcacataactggtatcgttggattcagaaggcggccttctttcaggtagcgtggatctatggaagaaaggatgtcgttttcaaatccaatgtgaccgtacatcagtctaaagcgtgacaaaaaggaagccagtcatcgataaaaacaagaaatacatccaaacgaaataacccgtgaaatcatttgtctttttaggaacaaggtatcactagcctgaataaaaatagttttccagccagttcgtgtgcgtctgtgtgttttgactgcatatgcgtgtgagtgtgcacacgtgcgtgtgagtgtgcacaggagtgtatgtgtgtgtttgtgaaagagagagagagtgcatcattaaaattagactggaaagatgtctttgagtgaagtcatccgctcaagagctccgcctggagtgtcaaatcctgctaaaatattggaatcctaatcagttttttacacatggctattcacagttttatccaggagagggcgaccgagaagccaagggttatatcctggagaatatgattgatagatagatagatagatagatagatagatagatagatagatagatagatagatacatagatagatagatggatagatggatagatagatagatagatagatagatagatagatagatagatagatagatagatagatagatagatggatagatggatagatagatggatagatagatagatagatagatacatagatagatagatggatagatggatagatagatagatagatagatagatagatagatagatagatagatagatagatagatagatagatagatggatagatggatagatagatggatagatagatggatagagttTCACCCTCTCGTGGTGCTTTTTGTGTTTCGCACATGTGTTGCACGGTCAGAGTACACTTATTTTTCATGAAGACAGGACGGGTCATCAGCCTCCTCCGCCAAACCTCCGGCTCCGGGCTCCTAGGGGCAGGTCTGTCACGAAGAAGCCACGGTTCAGAAGTTCTCCTGCGAGGTTCTGCACAAATGGAGGGCACAAATGTGGCTGTGGTCCCACGTCCTAGCTCTAAACATCCAGTGCTTGCTGGACTCCGTCTTTTGAACCTCTGAGGCTATTTGTTCCGGCGTGCTGTTTCTCGCCAGGTGGACAGGTAGGTTCTCCTGCGGTCTGTGGCAAACCAAGCAGTGAAGCGCCGGTCAGCTTTTCTAAAAAGGGGGGAGAGAGGACATGAAATAAATGATTCCTACAAGTCAAgtcagtcaagtcacctttattcatatagcgctttaaacaaaatacattgcgtcgaagcaactgaacaacattcattaggaaaacagtgtgtcaataatgcaaattgttagttaaaggcagttcatcattgaattcagtgatgtcatctctgttcagttaaatagtgtctgtgcatttatttgcaatcaagtcaacgacatcgctgtagatgaagtgaccccaactgaacaagccagaggcgacagcggcaaggaaccgaaactccatcggtgacagaatggagaaaaaaaccttgggagaaaccaggctcagttctcctctgaccagacgaaaccagtagttcaatttaaggctgcagcttccagaagagatcagatgtgctaaaacactagtcacatttaaatctagactcaaaacgcgtctttttagctgtgcatttattgaatgagcactgtgcaatgtccgaactgattgcactatattttcaatgttttattttattttatttttttatgtaaaatcattttctaaatgtttttaaatgttttaatcattttaaaagttttaaaattgcttgttttatttttgttattatttttcttcatgattattttactttcttttatgtaaagcactttgaattaccattgtgtatgaaatgtgctatataaataaacttgccttgcctaatgatatagcaagtacatagggtgttatgggaagtgttcccggttccggtttacctaatcaatgcagcctaaaaatcctttaacggatttggatattaaaagcatattagtatgttatgtgtgagccaggttaaagagatgggtctttaatctagatttaaactgcaagagtgtgtctgcctcccgaacaatgttaggtaggttattccagagtttaggcgccaaataggaaaaggatctgccgcccgcagtggattttgatattctaggtattatcaaattgcctgagtctTGAGAACGTAGCGtacatagaggagtataatgtaaaaggagctcattcaaatactgaggtgcaaaaccattcagggctttataagtaatgagcaatattttaaaatctatacgatgtttgatagggagccagtgcagtgttgacaggacaggGCTAGTATGGTcatatacttcctggttctagtaagaactcttgttgctgcattttggactagctgtagtttgtttactaagcgtgcagaacaaccatccaatagagcattacaataatctaaccttgaggtcataaatgcatggattaacatttctgcatttgacattgagagcataggccgtaatttagatatatttttgagatggaaaaatgcagttttacaaatgctaaaaacgtggctttctaaggaaagattgcaatcaaatagcacacctaggttcctaaccgATGACGGAGAATTGACAGATGATTTTAAAGAATCAGACATGAGTTAAAGAAATTTAGAAAggcaaacaacaaaaaacagccaTCAGCAGCAGAGCGAGACCTGTGCCATTAGCATTTCCATTGTGTAATGGTGTCAATGGGTCTTCAAAGTGCAGAGTGTTTTTGTAAAGGCACAGACAGTCTTGAAAACTTGAAAAATCACTCTAACTTTGCTATCAaaacaggaatacatttcataaCACAATTTTAACGCACACATTCCAGTGCAAACACGTTTTTTGGTTTAGCTTAGCCCATTGACAAATAACATTCAGCTTTCTTTACCCAACAGCTAGGTTCATTTGTATTCTTTtccataaaacaataaacaacatctTACGCTTGACTACACGTGAATGACAGTGAACCTCTTGATGACTGAGCTTATAGATATCCGGACAGGAAACAATATACTAAGCAAGGAaagcatttgtttacattttatttacactgcagtttaaactgttaaacaaagacatgcaattgtaaaacaaaaacacacatattaCCTCCTCTCAGCTTGTTCAGCCATTGCAAAAGGACTCGAAGTAAGTGAGGGTCCGGGTCAGATGTGAAACTTTGATGAAAAATCCCAAAGGACAGCTTTGATTTCACTGTCACCTCCACTCAGTTGATACAGTAACAGTGGGGGGGGAAGCAGTCTCACCTTCAGTGATGTCACCGAAGCAGAGCCAGTGAGCTGTGGGCACAGTACATTTGCAGCAATTTCAAActgacacaaagacacacacacacacacacacacacacacatacctacttAACCACAATGTGAGGACGTATGACTGGAAACCCTACCTTTAGGGACACCCCTTTCTGAAGGGTCTAGAGACTAAAGAAAGATATGACTGCACTTCTGGAGAAGCTGTCATCACAAATATCACttgatttgatcaataaaagcctTCCTTAAAGACCTGACATTTTACCATCACTTTagggacattattttatatgtCGCTTTTGGGGACATTAAACACAAACTCTGATCAAGTCATACTTTGAGGACCATGGTGATACACAAACTCTGGTTAAGGTATACTTTCAGGACATTGTTGAGatggtatatattatttatcctaAGAAGACAGAAGtagaatattacaattcaaagttCCAATACTGGACAGTGAAATCAAGCCAAAGATACAGGTGTGAGAGAGTAAACTGGGTTTCTTCTTTTCAGCAAGATCACTGTAAATGGGTAGCCTACatgttttgtctgatttgtaGCTTGAGATCAAGTGCCTTTGGCTGCTCAGTTGGGGAATGACAATTAacattcagaaatgttattgaCTTGACTGATTGACTATCAGAAGCAAAAGATGAAcagaattgagctgaataataaccctattttctttaatttcaacTGCAAAACAGCTCTACATTAGTCATTTCATAATTGTTGACATTTGCaagttattttatgtgtgtgaagCTCCTTTGAAACCATCTGTATTGTATaatgcgctatataaataaaactgacttcACTTCATGGCAGAGAACCTTTCACTGACCGAATCTGCATCTCTCTAGTTAATTTAGCATCGACTGTAAACTAATCATTATCACAAAAACATCTTAAGGAGATTTCCTCACCAGAGTCATCTTTGGCTACACACTGCGGTTTTAAGACATTAGGCATGTTCCTCTGTAAAGTGtagtaattgtcaaaaaaaactctatacaaataaaaatagtgatacacactccgattaaatgaccctttggggactctagcgacacacacacattccGATTAAAttaccctttggggactctagcgacacacacacattccgattaaatgaccctttggggactcgagtgacacacactccgattaaatgactctttggggactcgagtggcacacacactccgattaaatgactctttggggactcgagtgacacacacactccgattaaatgaccctttggggactctagtgacacacacacactccgattaaatgaccctttggggactctagtgacacacacacactccgattaaatgactctttggggactcgagtgacacacacactccgattaaatgactctttggggactcgagtgacacacacactccgattaaatgactctttggggactcgagtgacacacacactccgattaaatgactctttggggactcgagtgacacacacactccgattaaatgactctttggggactcgagtgacacacacactccgattaaatgactctttggggactctgattaaatgactctttaatATTAACAGTCTTGGACACATTGTGTTGAAAGTGCACATTGCAGTTAATGACagaacttcaaaaaaaaattgtttaaagaacaacaatgaaaaatcaaTTAACTTGAGGTGGGAATGATTCTCAGTGCCCAACTATCCTCTGTACTTCCTCCATCCACCCTTCTTCAAAATCTCTCTACTTCCTCCTTTACTTCCTCCCTCTTTAACTCTACTCCTCCCTCTTCACTCCTCCCTCTCTTTATCCTCTTTAACTCTACTCCTCACTCTTTTTACCCGCTTTACTCCTCCCTCTTTTCATCCTCTTTACATTTACTGCCTCTATTCCTCCCTTATATTAGCTGTGCTGGACATGGGCTGTGGCTGGATGTAACCGATTGGTGAGAGTTGCCGTGTGCAGATGAgagaagctgaaaactgagatgtgATGTCAGACACTTTCTGCTTCCTGTAGTGATGCTCAGGCTAAGTTTGCATACTTTACCACAGCTGAAGTGGAATAAacgcattattttccaaatacagataattcagagacattttcattcaatacatgcactaatgtttgtacaagaataaagttcaaaataagccTAAATACCAGTGAAGTGGGGTCTATCGCAACTACATGAAAAGAGCTTTTACTGTTATAAAGAACAGATGTGATCCTTAGTGGAACTGAAGGTGTGAGAAGAAAAATGAAACACACGTGATCTTTGTCAAGCAGTGTACTCTGCCAATCGTGGATTAGCTGTGTCATCATCAGAGCTCGTGAGTCGCTCTAGAGAATCTGCTCTATCTGAGTCCTCCTGCTCTCCAATCACTCTAGTTGTACTCTGTTGCCTTATGGCACAGTCACGGGCATCGCTGTCTGAAGTCAGACACAAGTTCTAACCGTCAAGAACTGCTCAAGTTAGCCGCTGATCGTTCTGTGCAGCGCTGCATGAAGTCCAACAAGCCTAATGCTCTCctcccctccctctttacgtcccctttacattctctcctccctctttacattctctcctccctctttacgtcccctttacattctctcctccctctttacattctctcctccctctttacgtcccctttacattctctcctccctctttacattctctcctccctctttacgtcccccttacattctctcctccctctttacgtcccctttacattctctcctccctctttacattctctcctccctctttacgtcccctttacattctctcctccctctttacattctctcctccctctttacgtcccctttacattctctcctccctctttacgtcccctttacattctctcctccctctttacgtcccctttacattctctcctccctctttacattctctcctccctctttacgtcccctttacattctctcctccctctttacgtcccctttacattctctcctccctctttacattctctcctccctctttacgtcccctttacattctctcctccctctttacgtcccctttacattctctcctccctctttacgtcccctttacatgctctcctccctctttacgtaccctttacattctctcctccctctttacgtcccctttacattctctcctccctctttacattctctcctccctctttacgtcccctttacattctctcctccctctttacgtcccctttacattctctcctccctctttacgtaccctttacattctctcctccctctttacattctctcctccctctttacgtaccctttacattctctcctccctctttacattctctcctccctctttacgtcccctttacattctctcctccctctttacgtcccctttacattctctcctccctctttacgtcccctttacattctctcctccctctttacatgctctcctccctctttacgtaccctttacattctctcctccctctttacgtcccctttacattctctcctccctctttacattctctcctccctctttacgtcccctttacaatctctcctccctctttacattctctcctccctctttacgtttGTATTTAGgcttatgttgaactttattcttgtacaaaCAGACACTGTATCAAGCAGTGCatgtattgaatgaaaatgtctccgaaatatctgtgtatttggaaaataatgaattttttctACTTCAGCTGTGGTAAAGTATGCAAACAGCGCGAGCGTCTCTTAATTTTAATGTCTacacctttatcttaatttcttttaatttagctccatttcttacaaaaagagcataatgtgcaaagtgttgaagtgtttgtgcctccctacaaaccaccctttcttttaggagtcgtgatcctgttccgcacataatttttcacaccagTCCATGTTCCCTGCTTCAAAGCTTCTGGCTCTGCATCACTACGGGAAGCAGAAAGTGTCTGACATcacatctcagttttcagcttctcTCGTCTGCACACAGCAACTCTCACCAATCGGTTACATCCAGCCATAGCCCATGTCCAGCACAGCTATTCACTCTTCCCTTTTTTATCATCTTTACATTCTCCCCTCCCTCTATGACAGAAATATCAAAAAGTTTAACATGACATTTCATCCAACTATATTGTAACTGAACAAAGAAAATTGACTCTTACTATCCTCTACTTCTTCATTAACCTTCTTATACTCTAACTCTTCACTTTATATTCTGTTTCATTCCATCCACAAAATATTTCTACACCTTTATcctcatttcttttaatttagctccATTTCCTACAAAAAGAGCATAATGTGCAAAGTGCTGAAGTGTTTGTGCCTTCCTACAAACCACCCTTTCTTTTAAGAGTCGTGATCCTGTTccgcacataatttttcacaccagTCCATGTTCGCTGCTTCAAAGCTTCTGGCTCTGCGTGAATGCATCTTTCACAGTCTTGCTTACCAGGAACTTTGCATGTCTTGATGAAACTCATCATGTGTCTCTCTACTGCTTTTACCTCACTGTCCTCCCATTTCTTTTTTGGAGCATTTGAAGAacctatgaaataattaaaaagtaaattctcATTACACATTCTCATTACAACTAAATCGGTGAGTAAAGAGCAAATCAAGACTGTGTTcccaatgcataattttttttttgaatttgtcTGGATATTGCTGCATGGAgccaattcatgtttatttgattattgttgTTTGTGCAATGTAGAGATTTTTCTTACCTTGATCCTCCTGTGAAACAGCTTGTTCAGATTGAACAGGTTGATCAGTCTGTACTGGTGCTGGTGCTGGTGTCTGAGATAGGTCACTGGAATCCTCCTCATCACTTGACATGGAATCACCTTGGGCCTCAAGTTgctcttaataattaattaacgaAAAATGAACACTTTATTGCTTATACCTAGTATCTGTGACATGAATATATACATTGTTTTGCAAATATGTAcagcacagatacacacagagcaTGTATACTCATACCATTTGGGTCGATTTCAATGTCATCAAGTTTCTTTCCTTTGTAGTCAGACAGTGTTCCTTTCTCCATGGCCATTAGGACTTTACTCATTTTTGCCAGCTGCAGTGTTCCCTCTGGTAACCGATAATACTGTCTGTGGATTCGGATATCGTGACCAAGGAAATCAGCCAGTTGGTCTGCTTCATTCTCATTAAGGTTAAGAATTTTAGACATGGTTGCTATGTGTTTCCTAAGCCTAGTTGATGACAGTGCTTCAGGGTTCTTTAAGCCACATTCGCAAGCAGCTTTGTTGATGCGCTCTCCTCCTCTGTAGGCAGgcgaggatgatgagggctgcacaggCGAGGTTGAAGGTGACGTGGGTGACTTGGACTTTGGAGTggctacagaaaaaaagagactggCCGCCTGGCCCACACGAAAACAAGGATAAATATCTGAAGGGCCTTAAATGTAGTCacacaatgctgatgttgttaacattaacaatttgagAACAAAGTATAGTTTGCacggtttgatgtgatatgataaTTGATAAGCGATTGTTAGATTTAAAGGTGGGGTATGTAATTctcttttttgtccattttttcaaaatcacttgaaatCCTATTCCTAACCCACTTACAGCCACTGAGTTAGAAGCACTGAAATGAAAAGTAAGCAATTTAATCATCTGTGGAACAGGCAGGACTCGAAAAACTCCAGCCAATCATTTCCAAAACTACCTAGAATCATTAGACAGTAACTGTGTCAATCAAACGGTCGTACCATACCCCCTCCCCATCGTGTCCATGTTCTTCGAATGGGTGGAGTCAAAGGAAAGAAGGTAAGACCATAGGAGTTGTGTATTTTCAAAATCTGCCGGCCGTTTTGCAAATCACATAACCCCACCTTTCATCAGCGC
Encoded proteins:
- the LOC113091074 gene encoding uncharacterized protein LOC113091074, which encodes MLGNKRRRKPLQDAEHHITCKTDKPGLREQFISKCKGRGVFTTGAFFRGDFVLEYRGELLSSQESLDRTGHYTEAENTFLFDFQWHGKNWCMDASKEDSSLGRLANDETRNPTCKMRTVEVSRKPHLCLFAVRDILPGEEITYNYGDSDWPWRVKTLNKASAESTDKKPASSLRLHKSPHCAASVSSPELDKVNSNGPHKQSGKSRTSRNKTAASLFFSVATPKSKSPTSPSTSPVQPSSSSPAYRGGERINKAACECGLKNPEALSSTRLRKHIATMSKILNLNENEADQLADFLGHDIRIHRQYYRLPEGTLQLAKMSKVLMAMEKGTLSDYKGKKLDDIEIDPNEQLEAQGDSMSSDEEDSSDLSQTPAPAPVQTDQPVQSEQAVSQEDQGSSNAPKKKWEDSEVKAVERHMMSFIKTCKVPGKQDCERCIHAEPEALKQRTWTGVKNYVRNRITTLKRKGGL